The DNA region TGGTTCTCCCGTTTTGTTGTCAGATGATTGTGACGGCCGTTCTCATTCAGACGCTATAAGAGCTATTTGCTTTAGTGTGAGTGGTGCTTTATTTGCATCCGCTGGTGATGACAAACTTGTGAAGGTTTGGAAGACTGATTCATGCCGCTGCATCCGGACTATGTAAGTTGCACACTTTGTTCATCCGCTCTCAATGTGACTAACATAATTGGCTCCGGAACAATGGGCTTTTAATTTTGCAGTATCCGTAGTCTGTGGAATCTGTTCCATTGCAATGATTATATATGTGTAATTGACATTATTTAACTGGGAAAGCCCTATATCAGCAGCTTGTTAATTTATTTCTGTTATGAAATTTCATCATATTACTAGTTCTTTCTATGAAATTCACACTTTTGACGATGTAATTTTGTGCAATATTTTCATTTGCAGAACATCGGAGAAGAGGGTCAGTGCAGTTGCTATTAGCAATGACGACCTGTATGTAACTTTTGCAGATAAATTCGGTGTTGTTTGGTTAGTCACTTTGGGGGAGGATGGTACAGAGCAGGTTTCAGTTGATAACAAACCTGTGTCAATTCTTGGTCACTACTGTAGTATCATCACTAGTATGGTATGAACAAGTTCTAAAATTCTATATTACCTGTGATATAGATTTGTATCCCCTACTGACGCCCACAAAGTGTGTTACACTTCGGTGTTGTCAGTTGCTCCTTTAATGTCCTGTACAATTAATCATGTTTATGTCATTTGCTTGGGATTGCAGAAGTTTTCGCCAGATGGGAGGTTCATTGCTACTGCTGATAGGGACTTCAAAATACGAGTATGATTTCTGTTCTTTGCACTAACTGCATCGATGGAGCATAATTTCAGAAAGACTTATTCTCTTATCGCGTTGCAATTAATTTTGTAGGTCACATCATTCCCAAAGAATCCTCTAAAGGGGGCCCACGAAATACAGAGCTTTTGCCTTGGACATACAGAGTATGTGTGGTGTACAATGCCATTGTTTAGAGTTTTATTCTGTTTTTAGGTTCTTTTAGTATCCATAGAAATTTGACATACAGAGTATGTGTGGTGTGCAATGCCATTATTTACAGTTCTATTCTGTTTTTAAGGTTCTTTTAATATCCATAGGAAATTGAGTTTTGGTCATGATTCTGATCGTAGAAGTTTCAGAGCTTAGTTGATGACTAATATGTTTGTGACTCTTCTTGCAGCTTTGTGTCATGCATTGCCTTCATAAGCATGTCTGAAAATCAGAGCTTTCTTATATCAGGAGGAGGTGATTCAACTGTGAGTATAGTCACTTTAGTATATTAACATTTACTTTTGTCTCAACAAGCTTCTCCTAATGTTGTTTCATTTGCTCAGGTTCGCCTGTGGGACTACATaaatggatgtctccttgatACATGCCAAGTCAGAGACAAGGTAGCATCTTGAAGATATCTCATAGCATCTTTTGTCAAAAGAACATAATATACAATCTTTCTGTTCTCAGCTTTCAACATTATTCAAATTACTTTTGCATACAACAGTTCGTATAACTACTTGCAGATGGGagaactcttggaaccaaatgaAACGGATGATAGCAGTCTAGCCATTGCAGATATATGTCCGAGTAATGATGGCTCGTTGGTTGCTGTAGCTATTCAAAGGTAAGCTTGACTTGTGGGGTGGTACTTCCCCAAGAAAGTGATAGTATTTATTGTGTTCTAACATGGTGCTCTTTTTTCATACTGCAGTTTCACTGGCGTAATGCTTTTAGCATGTGATGTAGTAGAAAAGAAGTTATCTTTCCTAAAGGTATGCCTATTGGTAGACAAAATTTGTGGCCTTGAAGATAACTTACATGACCTAGCTCTTGTTTGTAAACAAGATTTACCAATTACCATTAACACAGTTGATACTGGTCTGTGGTCAGTGCTGATGGATATTACTTCCTAGGTCCAGAACGTTTTTTTCATGTAGCTTATGCAGTTATAATGACCGGTATGCAAAGTAGTCTTACATAGTTACACTCTTATCAACTAGAAGTAGACTGTCTCGTTGAATACGGTAACtaattttttttctcgaacgcaATATGGTAACTAATTGTAAAGCTCGGATAAGCATTTGGGTATTTGTGGCTCAATTATGTTAGAACTCTTCAATATCTCAATTGTTCGACAATTGCTTTCTCTGTACCCTATTGATGAGCCAATGCACCTTATCCCGTTGCAGGTGATTACAATGGAAAAGAGCTATATTCCTACTAGCTTAGCATCCAGCTTCTCATCAGAACTCCTATGGACTGTCATGGGCGCATCAAACATGCCCAACCAGGCTTCTTCCCAGTTATTAACCCGTTTAAGGATCGTTCCTTGCTTCCAAAAGGATCTAATATCATCCAATAACAGTCCTGCAATCCTTGAAGATAGTGAAGTACCGCACGGTGAgaagttccttctggcgctgcaaGGAAGCCTCGACATTGTAAAGCAAGAGGAGGTCTTAGCTTCAGTTCTGGCTGCGCTGAAGGTTTCTATGCATAAGATGCTGGTGAAGAAGCACTACTcggaagagaggagggagcaGAGGAAAAGGGGCAGGAACGACAAGAAGATCAGGAACTAGCTCAATTTCTGTTTTTTCAAGATCCAACAAAACAATAGAAAAGTTCCCGTGTTATGCCGTGCTGCACCATTGCTAGTTTGAAACACAGGAATTGAATTAACAACTGTAAGAGTAAATTTATCAGTGGCTTTCTTACTATGTACTAGCGTAGCAGTAATTTGATGCTGATCGCATCAGTAGAATTGCTGCAGTTTTCGCGTCTCCTTGTTTTGATCTTCTGCGGCCTGTGTGGCTTTAAACGCTAACCAAGCCAATAATTGCTTGAATCGTGTGGTCTCAGGAGATCGGCTCCTCAAGGAGTCAAGTTGCGGCTGATTGAACTGCACTCGGGTGGCTGATTGCGCCTCTGTTTGTCGCGATCTCAGCAGGCTGATGCCCGGGGGCTCAACCAATAATAAAGAGAGGGCGGGGATCATTCGGGCCCCGTTGTCTCCTTCCCGAGCCCTGGCGCGCGACGTGATCGCCGACGTGACGCCGGCGAGGACAAAGGGTTTCTGTTTCTCTCTGCTTTTGCGAAAGCTCCGGTGACGCGTCCGGTGGTTCCGCCGAGCTGGAGCCAACGGGCACCACACATGCGATGTTCGCCGTGGCAAGACGAATAGtttttttttgttcttttttCCCTCAGCCCCTCCAACCAACGGCCTGTTTGTCGCCTACACCTGATCGGCATAGATCTATCTTTAATATATTTGCAAGGAATTTTGCATCAAACAACACGATCGGTTACGTTCCAAGCCGGCGCTAGCTAGGGTTCCTTAGCTCGTGTGGCATTGTTCGTCCATGGACGAAACATGACAAACAATGGGGGGCTCTAGGAATTGATTCTTGACCCGATTGAAAAGGGCTAAACGAGGCAAGTTTGGGAACATATTCTGACCTAAAAAACTTATCCAGCGATCATTGAGATGCAAAGGCAGGCACGGTTGGTCAGATAGATTAGAGTTCTCCGCAAGAAAGTAAAGTTCGCCGGTCAACACCATGATGGCCGCCTGGCTGGTGGTGGCTGCCTTTGTGTGTGCTTCCCTCAGGCCTCAGATGCAACCGTCCACTGAAACATGGAGCTAGCTCATTCGCCCATCCTCTCCAAAGGCCTCAACGGACTTATCTTGTTTGGTCCGGCTGATGATCAGTCACCGCGGTAGTGCCGTGGTGATCACAGAAGCTACGTGCCACGGTGCCAAGTCCCCCATTGCTGCCAACCTTCTGATTGGTCCCTCCTCCTTCAACCATGCCACTGCAGCTTGGATTTGAGTGACCGTACCGCGTCTCGTCTCGCCCAATCCGAAGAGAGACGAACGGGAGCATTTTTCCTTCCCGAATGTGCGGGAGAGCAACATGACAAAGGACGGCAAATTTGAAGGATGACAGGGGGAAGTTCAGTTCGAACCGGATCAGAACAAACACGAAATATCTGATGAACAGGGCCTGTTCAAGATGTACGTCTAATAGCCTTCCATGAGAAGGCCAAACCGAGTTCACCGTCACGATTTGACGACCCGGCGACCCTGCTGCGATCGAACGCCTTGCTTTGGCAGTAACTTCACAGGCGCCGGATtggcttttttttttgtttccacCCCGACAGCTCCACATGAAGCTTCCATGGCGCAGCTTCAGTTTCAACCCACTGCTACCACAGCACTGTGCAGCCTTGGTCTCTTCTCCGCTTTGAGCTGATGCTTTCTCTCTTTTGTTGTTTTCTCCGCTTTGAGATGGGGCTTCTCGCTGAAGGCGAAAGGGAGGCAAGGCAGGCACGCGTGCTGGGCTGGATCCGTTTCACTGACCCCAGCGACAGCAACTGCCTGGTCTTTTTACCCTTGAGACTTTCTACCACTGCACAATGTAGTTGAGGTCACAGAAAGTCAGAAACAGCAGGCTTTACGATTATCATCCTAGCTGCTTTCTTCACGACTTTGTTTGAAATGAGACATGTCCAATCACTGCACTGTTGCAGCATGTGGAGTTGTAACGGCAAGCATCATCTTATGCATCGTCTGGTATTTCTGGTTTTCCATCGCTGCGTTTGGGTTCAGAGATGCATTTGTTTTCAGAGGGAAACAGTTATGGGAATGCATGGGTCAGGAGGGCATGCAGGTTAGGTATCCCTCCCTATCACCCCTTTGGGCAATGTCAATGGAGAAGAAATAAAGGCACATACATAGATTGCCCTCTAGAATCCTGGAGAGGAAAAAAAActgatgagagagagagagagagagagagatggttAACTGTATCTACAACGATGATGGTATGGGGTTGGTTGGTTTGTTAATTTGGGACAAGTACCGACGGAGAAACGGCCGTTCTTTACACCTGCAGTTCCACCCCCCTTCCAATGTGCCACTCCATCGCCGCCCACAAGCTTTTGCCTCACGGCGGCTGTTATTATCGGGACAAGTGCTGGAAATTTTTACCGACTGCCATTGACCTAAGCAGAAGCTTCCCTATCCAGCACCCATGGGCCATGGCCATCTCGTGCATGTACGATAGCCACACTACTGTTACTTGTACCAAAACAAACAGCAGTTACACTGGAAGAAGTCAGATGATTCgtctcaaaaaaagaaaaaaacaaagaAGAAGAAGTCAGATGCTATGACGCATCAGATGATTTTAGCGTGTCAACGAATGTTTAATAAGCATAGAAAATCCTGAGCCAGTGTCAGCTCAGGATATCGTGCGCCGATCCTTTTCTGCTCGGATCACGAGCTTGTCGCCGTGCGAAACAAAAATTCCAAAAAAAAATGCTGTGAAATCACAGCTGATGCTTCAAGTCGTCCCATCACTCCCTTGTCAAACATGCAAACCAAATTAccccaaacaaaaaaaaattgtaCAAATAAGTAATCGCACGGATTGATTGGCTAGTGTCAGCTCTCTAATGATTGGCTACGGCAAGCAGTTTGGGAGGCCCCGTGCAGTCGAAGGCATAAAATGATGATGCTCCGTCTGGTTGAGCTGGTCACAGGGTTTGCAGTACCGTTTTCTTCCAAAACCTTTTTTTCTCTCGCATGCTTCGGTTCTGGGgtttttctttttgtttgaAACGAACCGGCAGAATGATTGCGGTGTGGGTTTTAATGTTCAACCTCTTGGAAACCCAAACTTTAAACTAGATCTTACAAGCAAGTATATGCGTATTTTGTATGTAAGAATGATTTCACATGAGTGAACCAGGAGGGATGAACCGGGATGCTCGTGCACGCCGCAAAGCTGTGTTTTGCCTCAACTTTTCTCATTGTTTTTTTCTGGAGAACTTGACTAGACAAGCATTTTAATAGAAATTTGTCTCACTCTAAATGTGTGGGGTTCTCTTGCATTCCATTTCCCACATCCATTACGGTCTCCTGCTGAACCGTGAAAAGAATACAATGCTTGCACCGTTTGAAAATTCTGGCATAAATTCACAGCCACACGTCGTAATGATATTTTTTCCCAACAGTTTCAGCAAAATCCCTCTGATCAATCAGCATCCCTCCCCTTTTATGGGAGTAGTTTTCAACAGTTTGATTATTAGAGCAGGCCGGGGCCCCATCAGATCGTATTGAATTGGACCTTGAGTTATCCAAACAGCACAAGAGATGCTGCCACAAAGAAATATTCCTCAGATTTATTTTAATCCTCCGCACCTCCGGTTAGGTCCTCCTCCCAAGTTACTGTCTTATCTCTTGCGCGGCCTGCCTCTGACCCACGCTCTTTGCAGAGCCATTAACCCCCAATctttttttgaagaaaaattAGCCCCCAGATTAGGTAGGGTCAAACGGCTCATGATGCTGCCGTTTCTGTCACTGGGGGACGTGGCAGACGAACACTGGCGAGGCCTGCCGCAGCACGCGTTTGTGCGGGAGGCTGCCTGTGCAGGGCGATGCAGAAAAGGGGATGCAAACAAACGCAACGCAACGGCTCGCATACATCTCGCTGTCTTGTCTCGGTGGTGGACGGACGAACGGGGCAAAGGAACAATTTGGAATGAGCACTCGTTGTGTGTTTTGTTTGGAAGAAAAAGATCAAGCTTTGCTTTGGATATTTTTTACAAATAGTTAATCGGATTTCATGCATGTTTAGTGTAGAAAAAAATATACTATTATTAGACCAGTCAAAATACATACGGCTTGTATTTTTGAACAGAGAGATTGTTTCAGAGATTTCCGTGAAGTTCATGTGTTTCAGACACTTTTCAAAAATCTGAGAGGCCATTTCTTTACTGACAATGCTAGTCCCTTGGACGTAGATTTAACAAGTGATTTAACCAGGTGCATGATCGATCTACCTGCATTTTCTCTGTGCTGCTGATCTcgcaagaaaaagaagaagaggtgTTCCTTCACGAGAAAGACGAATCGGCTCAACTCAATCATTGGATCATCTGCTCAGCAGGACGACAAGATCGCACTGCGCTCGCCAAGCACCGGTCGACAGCAAATCTACCCCCGCCGTGTGGCCAACGGAGGCCGGAATCTACCGCCGCGCGCATGGGCTCCGATGCCAGTGACGGACGGTAACACGGCACAAGGAGCTCGATCGCGAGCTGCGAGGGCGGGGCGGGGAAAGAGATGGGCAGTGATGAAGATAAGGACCTGCCCTTTGGAagcacacacacacaaaccAACACTGACATCACaaggggaggagagggggagccCTCTTTAAGATCACCACGCTCTCCCAACCCCCTCCTCCTcattgctctctctctctctctccgtgCATTGTGCCACCTCTAGAATCTACACCAGGTCGTAGGTAACTAGCAATCGAGGTCTTAAATTCTTGCTCGAGGTGCAGCAAGGCACGCTAGCTAGCTCAAGCAAAGCTGATGCATGAGCTGAATTGCAAGGTGCCTTGAGGGTCTTGTCTTGCCAAGGCTTGCGAGGTCCCATTTTGCTTCTCCCCCTGAGCTTGCAGTTGCGTTTGAGTGCACCTCTGACTCTGAGGCTTTTGATTGGCCCTCGCGCTCCGTACTTAAAGCTCACGGCCTCGTCCATGGCGCTGGGGCTTGCAAGACTCTAACCGGTTCTTGCTAGCTGCTGCTTCTTGTTCACCTAACTGAAGGTAGAATCAAGATCCGTTTGCGAATTCGTTAAAAATCACTTCTTTCTCTGCAATTCTGATCAGTTCAGTTCTGGAAATGAGCATCGCGAATTGACACTTCTTTCGTGCTTTTCTCTGTTCGTGCAGAGTGTTGTGGCTGTGCAGTTGGTCTTGGTCCAGTGTTCTGGGCATGTTCTTGAGATCGAAGATCCAGGAGATGATCCTGAGAAGGAGGTCCAGGTCGATGAACAGCAGTGCCGGCGCGCAGCGGGGCCACGTCCCCGATCAGCTCGCGAGCTCGTCGACGGCTTCatgcgacggcgacggcggcagcaaGAGTGCCACTGCGCGTGCCCTGTTCGCCTCGCCGAGGCTATCGCATTCTTCCTCCCTGCCCACCGGCACCGTCTTCGCCAAGAGCCCCGTGCTGGACACCGAGTCCGAGACGGCCTTCTCCATGAGCCCGACCTCCGTGCTCGACGCGGCGGCGTCCTTCAGGTCCGGCCCCGACGCCGTCGGAAGCAGCAAGCGCCGGCCGTGGCGGGACAACGGCCTGCACGGCCTCGCGGACGCGCTGGACTGCAGCGACCAGCAGCCGGAGCGGATCGTCCTCGCCGCGACATCGCCGTCCCTGCTGGTCAGGTCGTGCTCCCTGGACCGCCGCGTCGAGTTCGGCGTCAAGAACAAGAGCTCGTGGCTGCCCCTCCGCGCCTGCAGCGGTCGCGAGGCcacgtcgccggcgccggctgaCCCATGGGAGATGGAGCCGTCGTCGGAGGACTACACGTGCGTCATCTCCCGCGGGCCGAACCCCAGGACGGTGCACATCTTCGGCGACCGCGTCGTGGAGGCCGACGCCGCGGACGCGAGCGGCACGGAGACCTCGCCGCGGCCGATCAATCTGCCGGCGCGCGGCGACCGGGGCTTCTTGAGCCTGTGAACGATCGGTGCGCGCGTAGCCTGATGCCTAGGTAAAGAGATTTGAGTCTGCTGAGTGCTATTATTAAGTGCAGCCTTAATGCTGCTGTATTGTATTGGTTGTTCAATCTGATCAGATGATCATAGATGTTTTGTTGATCAGATGATGTACTAGACGTTTTGTTCAGGTTGAGCTGAAGCTGTCATATAAATTTGAGTGAATTTCATCATGTTTTTACAAGAGAAACTTGTAGATTCTCAACCTGTAAATTAGCTCCTGTTAGATGAACTGCTACTGTATGTGATAAATTTTACCTCCAAACTACTCAAGAGTCCTGACTCCTGAACTAGGTGTATGTCTGCAAACAGCACAGGGGAGCTTCAGAACACTTCCAGACCTTGACAGTAGTTCAGAACGCCTCTCCAATCCTGACAAAAACTCCAGAGCATTTCCCAGCAAATCCAGCACGAAACCATACCAAATTTTTTTCGTTTGAAACTACACTCTAGATTCTGGAGTATGCCCATGACCATGAGGCGAGTTCCCCAATCATTGATGGGTTCCCTGCGGCAATTAAC from Panicum hallii strain FIL2 chromosome 9, PHallii_v3.1, whole genome shotgun sequence includes:
- the LOC112875503 gene encoding tRNA (guanine-N(7)-)-methyltransferase non-catalytic subunit wdr4; the protein is MEDTAVEEAEVSGAAEFAPALIAAHPHGNSVAVAIGPELRVFDLKAGSPVLLSDDCDGRSHSDAIRAICFSVSGALFASAGDDKLVKVWKTDSCRCIRTITSEKRVSAVAISNDDLYVTFADKFGVVWLVTLGEDGTEQVSVDNKPVSILGHYCSIITSMKFSPDGRFIATADRDFKIRVTSFPKNPLKGAHEIQSFCLGHTDFVSCIAFISMSENQSFLISGGGDSTVRLWDYINGCLLDTCQVRDKMGELLEPNETDDSSLAIADICPSNDGSLVAVAIQSFTGVMLLACDVVEKKLSFLKVITMEKSYIPTSLASSFSSELLWTVMGASNMPNQASSQLLTRLRIVPCFQKDLISSNNSPAILEDSEVPHGEKFLLALQGSLDIVKQEEVLASVLAALKVSMHKMLVKKHYSEERREQRKRGRNDKKIRN
- the LOC112878079 gene encoding uncharacterized protein LOC112878079; the encoded protein is MFLRSKIQEMILRRRSRSMNSSAGAQRGHVPDQLASSSTASCDGDGGSKSATARALFASPRLSHSSSLPTGTVFAKSPVLDTESETAFSMSPTSVLDAAASFRSGPDAVGSSKRRPWRDNGLHGLADALDCSDQQPERIVLAATSPSLLVRSCSLDRRVEFGVKNKSSWLPLRACSGREATSPAPADPWEMEPSSEDYTCVISRGPNPRTVHIFGDRVVEADAADASGTETSPRPINLPARGDRGFLSL